The following are from one region of the Streptomyces changanensis genome:
- a CDS encoding DUF1622 domain-containing protein encodes MTLSLDLLPEEDLREAIGLLVRLVESAGALIIFVGAAWAFAQFVLGMARDRARTGAFNRIRLRLGRFLVLGLEFQLAGDVLRTAVAPSFAEIGQLAAIAAIRTALNYFLGREIAQERDEIERAGKRAAADGPGPAAGGDHATAATP; translated from the coding sequence ATGACTCTTTCCCTCGACCTGTTGCCCGAGGAGGACCTGCGTGAGGCGATCGGGCTGCTGGTGCGGCTGGTCGAGTCGGCCGGTGCGCTGATCATCTTCGTCGGGGCGGCGTGGGCCTTCGCGCAGTTCGTCCTCGGCATGGCGCGTGACCGGGCGCGGACCGGGGCGTTCAACCGGATCCGGCTGCGGCTCGGGCGGTTCCTCGTGCTGGGGCTGGAGTTCCAGCTCGCCGGTGACGTGCTGCGGACCGCCGTCGCGCCGAGCTTCGCCGAGATCGGCCAACTGGCCGCCATCGCCGCGATCCGGACCGCCCTCAACTACTTCCTGGGCCGCGAGATCGCCCAGGAACGTGACGAGATCGAACGCGCGGGCAAGCGGGCGGCCGCGGACGGCCCTGGGCCCGCGGCCGGCGGCGACCACGCGACCGCCGCCACACCGTGA
- a CDS encoding GNAT family N-acetyltransferase: MRPDDWHLTEDVDDFLARAGDFLRSRPALHTMPLTVTEKLRTGGAGAHGAGVPLFGRLERAGEVRAAFYRLPSRGLSLTPLTAEHADALAAHLAALGHSLPYVSADHGTATAFTEAWRRHTGAAPTHRKRIRLYRLGTLTPPERCPEGRGRVAGQEDHEHVVRWCGEFCDAVGEAPAVDAASWAGSRFADKRFTFWETPDGTPVSLAGSTAMVGGMVRVDPVHTPAHLRGRGYAGAVTVEVSRAALAAGATDVLLFADPANPTSNGLYRRIGYGPLTDWAVYDFA; the protein is encoded by the coding sequence ATGCGACCGGACGACTGGCACCTCACCGAAGACGTCGACGACTTCCTCGCCCGCGCCGGGGACTTCCTGCGTTCGCGGCCCGCCCTGCACACCATGCCGCTGACGGTGACCGAGAAGCTGCGGACGGGCGGGGCGGGCGCACACGGCGCCGGGGTCCCCCTCTTCGGCCGGCTGGAGCGGGCGGGGGAGGTCCGCGCCGCGTTCTACCGGCTCCCGTCCCGTGGCCTGAGCCTCACCCCGCTCACCGCCGAGCACGCCGACGCCCTCGCCGCCCACCTGGCCGCGCTCGGGCACTCCCTCCCCTACGTCAGCGCGGACCACGGCACCGCCACCGCTTTCACCGAGGCGTGGCGGCGGCACACCGGCGCGGCGCCGACGCATCGCAAGCGGATCCGGCTGTACCGTCTCGGCACGCTCACCCCGCCGGAGCGTTGCCCGGAAGGTCGGGGGCGGGTCGCCGGCCAGGAGGACCACGAGCACGTGGTCCGTTGGTGCGGCGAGTTCTGCGATGCCGTCGGAGAGGCCCCCGCCGTGGACGCCGCCTCCTGGGCCGGCTCCCGCTTCGCCGACAAGCGGTTCACGTTCTGGGAGACCCCGGACGGCACTCCCGTCTCCCTGGCGGGCTCGACGGCGATGGTCGGCGGCATGGTCCGGGTGGACCCCGTCCACACCCCGGCCCACCTCCGGGGCCGCGGCTACGCGGGAGCGGTGACGGTCGAGGTGAGCAGGGCCGCGCTGGCCGCGGGCGCGACGGACGTCCTCCTGTTCGCGGACCCCGCCAACCCCACCAGCAACGGCCTCTACCGGCGCATCGGATACGGTCCGCTCACCGACTGGGCGGTGTACGACTTCGCATGA
- a CDS encoding helix-turn-helix transcriptional regulator produces MRLEDLVRLRRARDVMDREYARPLDVPTLARGAHMSPGHFSRTFRAAYGETPYGYLMTRRVERAKALLRRGDLSVTEVCFAVGCTSLGSFSSRFTELVGETPSAYRARRHDAGAAVPACVAKVLTRPVRNGVPVRNGEPVRNGEAESTAAS; encoded by the coding sequence GTGAGGCTTGAGGATCTGGTGCGGCTGCGTCGTGCCCGGGACGTGATGGACCGGGAGTACGCGCGGCCGCTGGACGTGCCGACGCTGGCGCGTGGCGCCCACATGTCGCCGGGGCACTTCTCCCGCACCTTCCGCGCCGCCTACGGGGAGACGCCGTACGGCTACCTCATGACCCGGCGCGTCGAACGGGCGAAGGCGCTGCTGCGGCGCGGGGACCTGAGCGTGACGGAGGTCTGCTTCGCCGTCGGGTGCACCTCGCTCGGGTCGTTCAGTTCGCGCTTCACCGAGCTGGTCGGCGAGACACCGAGCGCGTACCGGGCCCGCCGGCACGACGCGGGTGCCGCCGTCCCCGCGTGCGTGGCCAAGGTCCTGACGCGACCCGTGCGGAACGGCGTACCGGTCAGGAACGGTGAACCGGTCAGGAACGGAGAAGCGGAATCCACCGCCGCCTCGTAG
- a CDS encoding VOC family protein, which produces MDIKLSQCFIAVDDHDKALAFYRDALGLEVRNDVAFEGMRWVTVGSSEQPDVEIVLEPPLADPNASPADRQVMAEMLAKGQLRGVIFSTGDCDATFERVRAAGAEVLQEPIDQPYGVRDCAFRDPAGNMVRVTQSRTR; this is translated from the coding sequence ATGGACATCAAGCTTTCCCAGTGCTTCATCGCCGTCGACGACCACGACAAGGCGCTCGCCTTCTACCGTGACGCCCTCGGGCTGGAGGTGCGCAACGACGTCGCGTTCGAGGGCATGCGGTGGGTGACCGTCGGTTCGTCCGAGCAGCCGGACGTGGAGATCGTCCTCGAACCGCCGCTCGCCGACCCCAACGCCTCCCCGGCGGACCGGCAGGTGATGGCGGAGATGTTGGCCAAGGGCCAGCTCCGAGGCGTGATCTTCTCCACCGGCGACTGCGACGCGACCTTCGAACGGGTGCGGGCGGCCGGCGCCGAGGTGCTCCAGGAGCCCATCGACCAGCCTTACGGCGTCCGTGACTGCGCCTTCCGCGACCCGGCGGGCAACATGGTGAGGGTCACCCAGTCGCGTACGCGCTGA
- a CDS encoding GNAT family N-acetyltransferase: MPATRPTSTTLVGRHVRLEPLTADHLGDLFAAGGRDEEVWRWQGGPAPRSEAELAEKLDAVLEAAERGEYVPFAVVHRADGRAVGWTCYLDIDADDERLEIGWTWYGRAYWRTAVNTEAKLLLLTHAFDDLGMGRVQLKTDHLNQRSQAAIARLGARREGVLRRHRRRPDGTWRDSVYFSLLADEWPEAKARLAARL, from the coding sequence ATGCCTGCCACTCGCCCCACCTCCACCACCCTGGTCGGACGACACGTCCGCCTGGAGCCGCTCACCGCCGACCACCTGGGCGACCTGTTCGCCGCCGGCGGGCGGGACGAGGAGGTGTGGCGGTGGCAGGGTGGGCCCGCGCCGCGCTCCGAGGCGGAGCTCGCGGAGAAGCTCGACGCGGTGCTGGAGGCTGCCGAGCGCGGTGAGTACGTGCCGTTCGCCGTGGTGCACCGCGCCGACGGGCGAGCCGTGGGGTGGACCTGCTACCTGGACATCGACGCGGACGACGAGCGACTGGAGATCGGCTGGACCTGGTACGGCCGTGCGTACTGGCGCACCGCCGTGAACACGGAGGCCAAGCTGCTCCTGCTCACCCACGCCTTCGACGACTTGGGCATGGGCCGCGTGCAGCTGAAGACCGACCACCTCAACCAGCGCTCCCAGGCGGCCATCGCCCGGCTCGGCGCCCGCCGGGAGGGCGTGCTGCGCCGACACCGCCGCCGGCCCGACGGCACCTGGCGCGACAGTGTGTACTTCTCCCTCCTCGCCGACGAGTGGCCGGAGGCGAAGGCGCGGCTCGCCGCCCGCCTCTGA
- a CDS encoding DUF817 domain-containing protein — protein MDTIRDALRQLLLFGLLQLRCCAFALALVGGIAVSGLLPELPVARYDLVLAYGVLLAVVARWVGWDTARDTGVIAACHLIGLAFELVKVRLGSWAYPEDAVTKIAGVPLYGGFLYAAVGSYVCRAWHLFDLRVSGYRATATTAVAAAVYVNFFTHHWLPDARWVLAAGLLAVTAGAWVRYTVGGRSHRMPLGLSFVLIGFFLWVAENAATYVGAWSYPHQLNGWQPVALTKFGAWALLISVTFVLVERTRRRGAEAAPTRSGAPAAGIPAHRRRLRNPDRVAAAPPPSGGGARTTPTT, from the coding sequence ATGGACACGATCCGTGACGCCCTGCGACAGCTTCTGCTCTTCGGGCTGCTCCAGCTCCGCTGCTGCGCCTTCGCCCTCGCGCTCGTCGGCGGGATCGCCGTCTCCGGGCTGCTGCCGGAGCTGCCGGTCGCGCGGTACGACCTGGTCCTGGCGTACGGTGTGCTGCTCGCCGTCGTCGCCCGGTGGGTGGGGTGGGACACCGCCCGGGACACCGGTGTCATCGCGGCCTGCCACCTCATCGGGTTGGCCTTCGAGCTGGTCAAGGTGCGGCTCGGCTCCTGGGCCTATCCCGAGGACGCCGTCACGAAGATCGCCGGGGTGCCGCTGTACGGCGGATTCCTGTACGCCGCCGTCGGCAGCTACGTCTGCCGCGCCTGGCACCTGTTCGACCTGCGGGTCTCCGGCTACCGCGCCACCGCGACCACCGCCGTCGCGGCCGCCGTGTACGTCAACTTCTTCACCCACCACTGGCTCCCGGACGCCCGCTGGGTCCTCGCCGCCGGCCTCCTCGCCGTCACCGCCGGTGCGTGGGTCCGGTACACCGTCGGTGGGCGGAGCCACCGCATGCCCCTCGGGCTCTCCTTCGTCCTGATCGGCTTCTTCCTGTGGGTCGCCGAGAACGCCGCCACCTACGTCGGGGCCTGGAGCTACCCGCACCAGTTGAACGGCTGGCAGCCGGTCGCCCTGACGAAGTTCGGCGCGTGGGCGCTGCTGATCAGCGTGACGTTCGTCCTGGTCGAACGGACCCGGCGGCGCGGCGCCGAAGCCGCTCCGACCCGGAGCGGCGCTCCGGCGGCCGGTATCCCGGCACACCGCCGACGCCTGCGGAACCCCGACCGGGTGGCCGCCGCCCCTCCACCTTCAGGAGGTGGGGCCCGCACCACCCCTACAACCTGA
- a CDS encoding SigE family RNA polymerase sigma factor has product MTATTGPVCAGASTAATGYPCFSSYVRARGPLLLRTARSLTANPSDAEDLLQTALTKTFVAWERIEDHRALDGYVRRALVNTRTSQWRKRKVDEFACEELPEPHGVPEPDPAERQVLHDAMWRAVMRLPDRQRAMVVLRYYEDLSEAQTAALLGVSVGTVKSAVSRALGKLRDDPELAPVR; this is encoded by the coding sequence ATGACCGCGACTACTGGCCCCGTCTGCGCCGGAGCCTCCACGGCCGCCACCGGGTACCCGTGCTTCTCCTCGTACGTACGGGCCCGGGGGCCCCTCCTGCTGCGCACCGCCCGGTCGCTCACCGCGAACCCGAGCGACGCCGAGGACCTGCTCCAGACGGCGCTGACCAAGACGTTCGTCGCCTGGGAGCGCATCGAGGACCACCGCGCCCTCGACGGCTACGTGCGCCGCGCGCTCGTCAACACCCGCACGTCGCAGTGGCGCAAGCGCAAGGTCGACGAGTTCGCGTGCGAGGAGCTGCCCGAGCCGCACGGCGTGCCCGAGCCGGACCCGGCCGAGCGGCAGGTCCTGCACGACGCGATGTGGCGCGCGGTCATGCGGCTGCCCGACCGCCAGCGGGCCATGGTCGTCCTCCGGTACTACGAGGACCTGAGCGAGGCGCAGACGGCGGCGCTGCTCGGGGTCTCCGTGGGCACGGTCAAGAGCGCCGTCTCCCGCGCACTCGGCAAACTCCGGGACGACCCGGAGCTCGCGCCGGTACGGTGA
- a CDS encoding long-chain fatty acid--CoA ligase, translated as MLSTMQDVPLTVTRILHHGMSIHGTSQITTWTGGPEPQRRSFAETGARATQLANALRDELGVTGDDRVATLMWNNAEHVEAYLAIPSMGAVLHTLNLRLPAEQLIWIVNHAADKVVLVNGSLLPLLAPLLQHLPTVEHVVVSGAGDRSVLAGAAPRVHDYDELIADRPTTFDWPELDERQAAAMCYTSGTTGDPKGVVYSHRSVYLHSMQVNMAESMGLTDRDTTLVVVPQFHVNAWGLPHATFMTGVNMLMPDRFLQPAPLAEMIEKERPTHAAAVPTIWQGLLAEVTANPRDLSSMASVTIGGAACPPSLMEAYDKLGVRLCHAWGMTETSPLGTMALPPAGLTAEEEWPYRITQGRFPAGVEARLVGPGGDILPWDGESAGELEVRGPWIAGAYYGGSTGEPLRPDDKFSADGWLKTGDVGIISPDGFLTLTDRAKDVIKSGGEWISSVELENALMGHPAVAEAAVVAVPDDRWGERPLATVVLKEGAETDYVALRAFLAEAGVARWQLPERWAIIPAVPKTSVGKFDKKVIRRQYAEGELDVTQL; from the coding sequence GTGCTCAGCACCATGCAGGACGTACCGCTGACCGTGACCCGTATCCTGCACCACGGGATGTCGATCCACGGCACGTCTCAGATCACCACCTGGACCGGCGGACCGGAGCCGCAGCGGCGCAGCTTCGCCGAGACGGGCGCCCGGGCCACGCAGCTGGCCAACGCCCTGCGCGACGAACTGGGGGTCACCGGCGACGACCGGGTGGCGACCCTCATGTGGAACAACGCCGAGCACGTCGAGGCGTACCTGGCGATCCCCTCCATGGGCGCGGTCCTGCACACGCTCAACCTGCGCCTGCCCGCCGAGCAGCTGATATGGATCGTCAACCACGCGGCCGACAAGGTCGTCCTGGTCAACGGCAGCCTCCTCCCCCTCCTGGCCCCCCTGCTGCAGCACCTGCCGACGGTCGAGCACGTCGTCGTCTCCGGCGCCGGTGACCGCTCCGTCCTGGCGGGCGCCGCGCCGCGCGTCCACGACTACGACGAGCTCATCGCCGACCGGCCCACCACCTTCGACTGGCCCGAGCTGGACGAACGCCAGGCCGCCGCCATGTGCTACACCTCGGGCACCACCGGCGACCCGAAGGGCGTCGTCTACTCCCACCGCTCGGTCTACCTGCACTCGATGCAGGTCAACATGGCCGAGTCCATGGGGCTGACCGACCGCGACACGACGCTCGTCGTCGTCCCGCAGTTCCACGTCAACGCCTGGGGCCTGCCGCACGCCACCTTCATGACCGGCGTGAACATGCTGATGCCGGACCGCTTCCTCCAGCCGGCCCCGCTCGCCGAGATGATCGAGAAGGAGCGGCCCACGCACGCCGCCGCCGTGCCGACCATCTGGCAGGGCCTGCTCGCCGAGGTCACCGCCAACCCGCGCGACCTCTCCTCCATGGCCTCCGTCACCATCGGCGGCGCCGCCTGCCCGCCCTCCCTCATGGAGGCGTACGACAAGCTCGGCGTCCGCCTCTGCCACGCCTGGGGCATGACGGAGACGTCCCCGCTCGGCACGATGGCCCTTCCGCCGGCGGGACTGACCGCCGAGGAGGAGTGGCCGTACCGCATCACGCAGGGCCGCTTCCCGGCCGGTGTCGAGGCCCGACTCGTCGGACCGGGCGGCGACATCCTGCCGTGGGACGGCGAGTCGGCGGGCGAGCTGGAGGTCCGCGGCCCGTGGATCGCCGGCGCGTACTACGGCGGCTCGACCGGCGAACCGCTGCGGCCCGACGACAAGTTCAGCGCGGACGGCTGGCTCAAGACGGGTGACGTCGGCATCATCAGCCCGGACGGGTTCCTGACCCTCACCGACCGCGCGAAGGACGTCATCAAGTCGGGCGGCGAATGGATCTCGTCGGTCGAGCTGGAGAACGCCCTGATGGGCCACCCGGCCGTCGCCGAGGCCGCCGTCGTGGCCGTCCCCGACGACCGGTGGGGCGAGCGCCCGCTCGCGACGGTGGTCCTCAAGGAGGGCGCCGAGACGGACTACGTGGCGCTGCGGGCGTTCCTCGCGGAGGCCGGCGTCGCGCGGTGGCAGCTGCCGGAGCGCTGGGCGATCATCCCGGCGGTGCCCAAGACCAGTGTCGGCAAGTTCGACAAGAAGGTGATCCGCAGGCAGTACGCGGAGGGCGAGTTGGACGTCACCCAGCTCTGA